TGCTGCCGCTGCCGATGCTGCTGCGGCGCGTGCTTCCGCCGGCAAGTGACGAGACCGAGCGTGCATTCTTTGCCCCTTTCGCGTTGGAGATCGCGAAAGGGAACTCGCCCTCCGGACGAATCTCCCTGCACCCGAACCGGGCCTTGGTCGCTGGCCTGATCTGGCTTCTGCTCCTGAGTGCCGCAGCGCAGCCGCAGTGGCTGGGGGAGGCAACGGAGGTCCCCGAGACGGGGCGCAATCTCATGCTGGCCGTCGACGTGTCCGGGAGCATGGAGACGCCGGATCTCGATCCATCCGGTGACGAGGTGAGCCGGTTGGACGTCGTCAAGCAGGTGGCCGGGGAATTCATCTCCCGGCGCGCCGGTGATCGCGTGGGTCTGATCCTGTTCGGCAGCCAGGCCTACGTGCAGTCGCCCTTGACCTTTGACCGTACGACGGTCCGTACACTGCTGGACGAGTCGGCCATCGGTATCGCGGGCAAGCAGACCGCCCTGGGTGACGCCATCGGGCTTGCGGTCAAGCGGATGCGCGATGCGCCGGGGGAGCGCGCGGTGCTGGTACTGCTGACCGACGGGGCAAACACCGCGGGAAGGGTTTCGCCCGATCAGGCCGCCACACTCGCCGCACGCGCGGGCTTGACGATTTACACCATCGGGGTCGGCGCGGATCGCATGCGGGTGCCGAGCCTGTTCGGAGACCGGGTGATCAACCCGTCGGCGGACCTCGACGAGAAGACCCTGCGTGCCATAGCGGACACTACCGGGGGCACCTACTTCCGCGCCACGGACCGCGAGGCGCTGAGGGGTGTGTACGAGCAACTCGACGCCATCGAGTCGGTCGAAAGTGCCGGAAGGGTGGCGCGTCCCGTGACCCCGCTGTATCCCTGGCCGCTGGCTGCGGCGTTTTTACTCAGTCTCGTCTCTGCGGCGCTGCGGCTATGGCCCGGGTTCAAATGGAGGACCACTGAACGATGAACTTCGGGGATTTTCATTTCCTGCGGCCTGCCTGGTTTCTGGCCCTGCTTCCCGTCGCTGGTTTGCTGTTCGCGGTCTGGACGCGGAAAGGGGACCGTTCACGGTGGCTCAGGGTCTGCGACGCCGAGCTGTTGCCGCACCTGCTGATGGGGGCGGGAGGCGCACGGCGGAGCTGGGGCCTCTGGCTGCTTGCCGCGTCCTGGCTGCTCACCGTGACGGCACTGGCCGGCCCGACCTGGGAGCGGCAGCCGATGCCGGTCTATCGGGCGGCCGCGGCACGGGTGATCGTCCTGGACCTGTCGCCCTCAATGAACGCCTCGGACCTGAAGCCCAGCCGGATCGAGCGCGCGCGTTTCAAGTTACGGGACATTCTTGAGCGCAGTCGAGAGGGCAGGACGGGGCTGGTCGTGTTTGGGGGTGAGCCGCATGTGGTCACGCCGCTGACCGACGACACGGCCACGATCGAGGCCATGTTGCCGGCACTCAGCGTGGATATCATTCCGGCACGAGGCGATCGTGGGGCGCCGGCCATGAGGATGGCGGCCGAACTGCTCGAAAACGCCGGGGCGAAGGACGGCGAGATCCTGTTGTTGTCCGACGGCGTCGCGGACGGGGCGGATACCCTCGCCACGGCGCATCAACTCGCCGGGAACGGGGTTCGGGTTTCGCTGATCGGTGTGGCGGGCGACAGTGCCGTCCCCGTGCCGGGGGCCGAAGGTGGATTCGAGGTC
This genomic interval from Gammaproteobacteria bacterium contains the following:
- a CDS encoding VWA domain-containing protein, with protein sequence MIHFEWPWIALLLPLPMLLRRVLPPASDETERAFFAPFALEIAKGNSPSGRISLHPNRALVAGLIWLLLLSAAAQPQWLGEATEVPETGRNLMLAVDVSGSMETPDLDPSGDEVSRLDVVKQVAGEFISRRAGDRVGLILFGSQAYVQSPLTFDRTTVRTLLDESAIGIAGKQTALGDAIGLAVKRMRDAPGERAVLVLLTDGANTAGRVSPDQAATLAARAGLTIYTIGVGADRMRVPSLFGDRVINPSADLDEKTLRAIADTTGGTYFRATDREALRGVYEQLDAIESVESAGRVARPVTPLYPWPLAAAFLLSLVSAALRLWPGFKWRTTER